Sequence from the Streptomyces sp. R33 genome:
GCCCCGGCCGGCGGGGGCTCCGGGAGCGGCGACAAGCGGAACATGCCGGTGATCGTCGGCGCGATCGCGGTGGCTCTGCTGGCCGTCGGCGGTCTGATCGCGGCGATCTCGATGAACGGCGACGGGGACAAGGACAAGGGCAGCGACAATGCCGCCTCGCCCAGTGCCTCCACGTCCGCCTCGGCCAAGACCGGCTTCAAGGGACCGGACGTCTCGCGCACGATCGAGTCGTCCAAGTGCAAGGAGCCGAGCAAGCACTACAGCGACGCCACCAAGTACACGGCGCCCGACCTGCGCTACAAGAACCTGCTCTCGGTCAAGGAGTGCATCCAGGCCTCCGGCGGCAAGTACAAGATCGTCGAGAAGGACGAGGCCGTGTACGGCAAGGACACCGTGCTCGACCAGACCCCGCGGCCCGGCGAAAAGATCGACAAGGAAGGCACGGAGTACACGCTGACCGTGTCGACCGGCAATCCGGAGTAGCCGGGGCAATACGGGGTAACGGGACGGCATCCCGGGCGACCCTGACGGGGCGCCCGGGATGCCCGTTTTGCCCCACCGTGTCAACCTGAGCACAACATCTCGGCGCTCGGGACGGGAGGGGCTCCCCGTGACTCAACGCCTCCGCACACAGCGCTGGCTGGCCGGGGCCGCAGTGGCCGCCGCCGCGCTGTCCCCCGCCGCCCCCACCGCGTCCGCCTCGTCCGCCGCCGCCTCGTCCCCCGCCGGCCTCACCGCGGCCGTACGCCCGCTCGCGCCGGCCGCCCCGCACACCTCGGGATCGGCCTCCCGCAGGGCACCGAAGGCCGATCCCGACGACACCGCAGACACCGGCGACAGCTCCGACACCGCCGGCACCGACCCGGTGGCCGACGTACCCCACGAGGCGTACGAGGAGCTCGCCGGCAGCGCCGCCGGGGTCGGGCGGGAGCACCCCGGGCGTCCGGCGGCCGAACCCGCGAACCCGGACACCGTGCTGGCCGCCCGCCCCCTCCCGGTGCGCCCGCACCACCGGCCGGCCGGACAGAAGCCGGTTCCGCCGGTTCCGCCGGTTCCGCCCAGCCCGCCGAGCCCGCCGTCCGCAGTCACCGCGCTCGGCACCGGGCCGAACGAGCGCGCCGCCGATCTGGCCGCGCACATACTGCCGCTCGGCACCGGATTCGCCCTGATGGGGCTGGGTCTGGGCTACCTCGGGATGCGGCTGCGCAAGGGCCTCTGACCCCGGCCGGGGTGGGCCGCCAGGTCCCCTCTCCGTGGGACGCGAGGCCCCTCCTCCCCCTTCCGGCCTACTCCTCAGGACGGTTGCGGCGATCGGCATACTCGGTATACATACTGAGTATGTCGATCCGCCACGGCCTTCTCGCCCTGCTGGAAAGGGGTCCTCGGTACGGCTCTCAGCTGCGTACCGAGTTCGAATCCCGCACCGGCTCCACCTGGCCACTCAACGTCGGGCAGGTGTACACCACGCTCGCCCGGCTGGAACGCGACGGCCTCGTCGCACCCGGCGGCGAGGACTCCGCCGGGCACACCCTCTACGCCATCACCGACTCCGGACGCGCCGAACTGCACCAGTGGTACGAGCGTCCCGTCGACCGCACCAACCCGCCCCGCGACGAGCTGTCCATCAAGCTCGCCATGGCCGTGGGCGCCCCCGGCGTGGACATCCGCGCCGTCATCCAGGCCCAGCGGCACGCCACGATCAAGGCGATGCAGGACTACACCCGGCTCAAGGCGCAGGCGCTCGCCGCGATCGAGACCGGGAAGTCCCGCGAACGCGACGACGTGGCCTGGCTGCTGGTCCTGGAACAGCTGATCTTCCAGACCGAGGCCGAAGCCCGCTGGCTCGACCACTCGGAATCACGGCTCGTACGGCTCTCCCTGCCGGCCGACCGGAGAGCCGAGCCCGACCCGCCGCAGGCCGCCGAAACCGACGGCATCGCCGTCACCGCACCCCAGCCCCGCGCCTCCCGCACGCCGCGGAGCTGACGCCACCACCGTCCCAGGGGGGACCTCCCATGCCTGACCAGCAGTCCGCGCCCCACATACAGCCCGCACGGTCCGCCCAGCCCGTGCTGCAGCTGGACAAGCTCACCCGCACGCACGGCAGCGGCGCCACCGAGGTGCACGCCCTGCGCGGCATCGACCTGGCCGTCTACCCCGGCGAACTCGTCGCCGTCATGGGCCCCTCCGGCTCCGGCAAGTCCACGCTGCTCACCCTGGCCGGCGGCCTCGACACGCCCACCAGCGGCCATGTGATCGTCGAGGGAACCGACATCACCACCGCGAGCCGCAAGCAGCTGGCCGCACTGCGCCGCCGCAGCATCGGGTACGTCTTCCAGGACTACAACCTGATCCCGGCCCTCACCGCCGCCGAGAACGTGGCCCTGCCGCGTGAACTCGACGGGACCTCCGCCCGCAAGGCCCGCGTCTCGGCCCTGGCCGCCCTGGAGGAGATGGGCCTCGGGCAGCTCGCCGACCGCTTCCCCGACGAGATGTCCGGCGGCCAGCAGCAGCGCGTGGCCATCGCCCGCGCCCTCGTCGGCGACCGCCGCCTGGTCCTCGCGGACGAGCCCACCGGCGCCCTCGACTCCGAGACCGGCGAATCAGTCCTCGCCCTGCTGCGTTCGCGCTGCGATGCGGGCGCCGCCGGAATCCTCGTCACCCACGAACCGCGGTTCGCCGCCTGGGCGGACCGCGTGGTCTTCCTGCGCGACGGCAGCGTGGTCGACGAGACCCTGCGCAGCCAGGCCGACTCGCTGCTCTCGGGGCAGGCGGCCGGCCGGTGAAGTCCTCGTACCACGCCTGGATCGCGGCCATCCGGATCGCCCGCCGCGACGCCTGGCGCGCGAAGGGCCGCAGCGCCCTCGTCCTCGCGATGATCGCCCTGCCGATCGTCGGCGTGAGCGCCGCCGATCTCACCGTGCGCAGCGCCGAGCTCTCGCCCGAGCAGAAGGTGTCCCGTCAGATCGGCGCGGCGGACGCCCGGCTGAGCGATTCGAACCTGAGCGGGCCCGTCTACCAGGACGTCGAGGGCAGGAACTCCATGCCCGTCGGCGGCTACGACAAGTACGTCCCCGGCGCGGAGTCGAATCCGAACCTGCTGACCTCGGTGATCCCGGCAGGTGCCCAGTCCCTCAAGGACAGCACCGCGCACACCAAGATCCGCACCCGGTACGGCCTGCTGGAGACCGATCTGCGGGAGATCGACGCGGCAAGCCCGCTGGTCAAGGGCATGATCGAGATGAACCGCGGGCGGCTGCCGCAGGAAGCGGGCGAGGTCGTCGCCACGACCGCCTTCCTGAAGGAGTCCGGCTTCTTCGTGGGCTCCGAGTTCCGCGCACGCGGCTCGGAGACGTGGTTCCGGATCGTGGGCGCCTACGAGCTCCCGTCCGAGCTCGGGAAGACCGAGATCCTCGCCCCGCCCGGCACCCTGCTGACCCCGCTCGACAAGGCCTTCCAGGCCGCCGGGGTCCCCGGGGTGGTCGCCACCGACAGCTACCTGGTCAAGGTCGGCGGCGATGGTTTCACGTGGAACATGGTCAAGGCGCTCAACACGAAGAGCGTGCAGGTCGTCTCCCGCGCCGTGCACCTCGACCCGCCGGCCGAGTCCGAGGTGCCGTACATCGCCCAGCAGAAGGAGCTGGGCTACTACCACCCGGACGGCGAGCTCCCGGTCACCGAACTGGCCGTCCTGGCCACCGTCGTCGGCCTCGCGATGCTGGAGATCTGCCTGCTGGCCGGACCCGCCTTCGCGGTCGGCGCCCGTCGCTCGCGCCGCCAGCTGGGCCTGGTCGGCGCCAACGGCGGCGACCGGCGCCACATCCGGGCCATCGTGCTCTCCGGCGGTCTCGTCATCGGAGCCGCGGCCGCGGTCTGCGGCACGGTCCTCGGCATCGCCCTCACCCTGGGGCTGCGGCCGGTGCTGGAGGAGTACCTCGGCGCCCGCTTCGGCGGGTTCACGCTGCGCCCGCTGGAGATCCTCGGCATCGCCCTGCTCGCCGTCGTGACCGGCCTGCTGGCCGCGATCGCCCCGGCCGTCACCGCCTCCCGGCAGACCGTGCTGGCCTCGCTGACCGGCCGTCGCGGGGTCCGCCGGGCCAACCGGGTGCTGCCCGTCCTCGGCCTGATCGCCCTCGGCACCGGCGCCGCGATCGCCCTGTACGGCACCGCCTCCCGGATGGGCGCCACCGTCGTCGCGGGCGGCAGCGCCATCGCCGAGCTCGGCATCGTCGCCCTCACCCCGGTGCTGGTCGGCCTGTTCGGGCGGCTCGGGCGCTGGCTTCCGCTGTCGCCGCGGCTCGCGCTGCGCGACG
This genomic interval carries:
- a CDS encoding FtsX-like permease family protein yields the protein MKSSYHAWIAAIRIARRDAWRAKGRSALVLAMIALPIVGVSAADLTVRSAELSPEQKVSRQIGAADARLSDSNLSGPVYQDVEGRNSMPVGGYDKYVPGAESNPNLLTSVIPAGAQSLKDSTAHTKIRTRYGLLETDLREIDAASPLVKGMIEMNRGRLPQEAGEVVATTAFLKESGFFVGSEFRARGSETWFRIVGAYELPSELGKTEILAPPGTLLTPLDKAFQAAGVPGVVATDSYLVKVGGDGFTWNMVKALNTKSVQVVSRAVHLDPPAESEVPYIAQQKELGYYHPDGELPVTELAVLATVVGLAMLEICLLAGPAFAVGARRSRRQLGLVGANGGDRRHIRAIVLSGGLVIGAAAAVCGTVLGIALTLGLRPVLEEYLGARFGGFTLRPLEILGIALLAVVTGLLAAIAPAVTASRQTVLASLTGRRGVRRANRVLPVLGLIALGTGAAIALYGTASRMGATVVAGGSAIAELGIVALTPVLVGLFGRLGRWLPLSPRLALRDAVRNRGRTAPAVAAVLAAVAGTVAVATYQHSMELQARHEYVAELPDNSGIVAVREHGRSKDMGAVREAVTQELPLAVRADVDYIAYGKPGCEKFTGRESCGRAEIMRPKEQRCPLYEAKDGPDSFGPAERKALRKDPRCTYKRHSAQFVVVVADEKLLTALAVTDPGAVSALKEGRAVSFDKRNVKDGKVTVRLIDNNNDVFEPGVDPKGEDKVFAVHQAPDTAEGYGLELVLPPAAAKSAGLTTLPFASYFTLDGTATSRQKQRVAARIDQIGVEAPVTIEAGYQADADITMLALTVFAGLVTIGAAGIATGLAQADAEADLKTLAAVGAPPRVRRTLSGFQCGVVALMGVVLGSAAGILPAVGLRLVQRRETEHLMEMAGDANDKLFVPIAVPWETLGGLLVVVPLGAALLAALVTKSSGAMARRAAG
- a CDS encoding ABC transporter ATP-binding protein, which codes for MPDQQSAPHIQPARSAQPVLQLDKLTRTHGSGATEVHALRGIDLAVYPGELVAVMGPSGSGKSTLLTLAGGLDTPTSGHVIVEGTDITTASRKQLAALRRRSIGYVFQDYNLIPALTAAENVALPRELDGTSARKARVSALAALEEMGLGQLADRFPDEMSGGQQQRVAIARALVGDRRLVLADEPTGALDSETGESVLALLRSRCDAGAAGILVTHEPRFAAWADRVVFLRDGSVVDETLRSQADSLLSGQAAGR
- a CDS encoding PadR family transcriptional regulator; this translates as MSIRHGLLALLERGPRYGSQLRTEFESRTGSTWPLNVGQVYTTLARLERDGLVAPGGEDSAGHTLYAITDSGRAELHQWYERPVDRTNPPRDELSIKLAMAVGAPGVDIRAVIQAQRHATIKAMQDYTRLKAQALAAIETGKSRERDDVAWLLVLEQLIFQTEAEARWLDHSESRLVRLSLPADRRAEPDPPQAAETDGIAVTAPQPRASRTPRS